In the genome of Triticum urartu cultivar G1812 chromosome 5, Tu2.1, whole genome shotgun sequence, one region contains:
- the LOC125509068 gene encoding ethylene-responsive transcription factor TINY-like, translated as MMVPCSRKVRISCCDPDATDSSDEDDRHAKKEKRMTMEVLVPMKTSGPLKSRKTLVPCGSKKSIGTEKKQPTSKYPGVRLRSWGKWAAEIRDPVSKTRKWIGTFTSEEAAAAAYEAERNRVRTEMLAIKSRSPPSEHEAVSSEATVSCVSSSVSFGDQKAQEVHKLASMEIDPDTADESLLHCSPEPPGKEIQVDAFVGRMNVDESLVHCSSTPSDEEIPVDAFCSQMNELPPISDYVCTTDKLSLDDISRLADMFPVNDFVDTTGEPPGDDYIGLADISHLPMPMFELDAELNWEGFDFASMERELERL; from the coding sequence ATGATGGTACCTTGTTCGCGGAAGGTCCGCATTTCCTGCTGTGATCCTGATGCCACCGATTCCTCTGATGAAGATGATCGGCATGCGAAGAAGGAAAAGAGAATGACAATGGAGGTACTAGTTCCAATGAAAACCTCTGGACCTCTCAAGTCTCGAAAGACCCTTGTGCCATGTGGCAGCAAGAAATCAATTGGTACAGAGAAGAAGCAACCAACCAGCAAGTACCCTGGTGTGCGCCTGCGGTCATGGGGTAAGTGGGCTGCGGAGATACGTGATCCTGTGAGCAAGACCCGGAAATGGATTGGCACATTTACCTCTGAGGAGGCCGCTGCTGCAGCATATGAGGCAGAACGGAACCGGGTACGCACTGAGATGTTGGCCATCAAATCTCGGTCACCTCCATCAGAACATGAAGCTGTGTCCAGCGAAGCTACTGTATCCTGTGTGTCTTCATCTGTGTCGTTCGGCGACCAGAAAGCACAAGAGGTACACAAGTTAGCGTCAATGGAGATAGACCCTGACACTGCTGATGAGAGCTTACTGCACTGCTCACCGGAACCGCCAGGTAAAGAAATCCAGGTAGATGCATTCGTTGGCCGGATGAATGTTGATGAAAGCTTGGTGCACTGCTCATCGACACCTAGCGATGAAGAAATTCCAGTGGATGCATTCTGCAGCCAGATGAATGAGCTTCCTCCTATCAGTGACTATGTTTGCACAACTGACAAACTCTCACTGGATGATATCTCAAGGCTGGCAGATATGTTTCCTGTCAATGACTTTGTCGACACAACAGGTGAGCCGCCTGGTGACGACTACATCGGGCTGGCAGACATCAGTCATCTACCGATGCCAATGTTCGAGTTGGATGCAGAACTTAATTGGGAAGGTTTCGACTTTGCTTCGATGGAACGTGAACTAGAGAGACTTTAG
- the LOC125509071 gene encoding uncharacterized protein LOC125509071: MMEAAAATMLEAGVGRFRGPSLAALLAEMWAPLAVALAALATLPSLLGRLQVLILRLRSRGKEVISSHISTYYSSGDDESDSDGEGEDEDESSDEAATSSSGEEEEAVRRIGYFEGAADGLDGCFPWGGAVVRTWQDLPRRFSAVGCGGGARFPSGGRIQAVRLWGASTASGEGSGQAWWDADDSGRGAAAEAPPVVLGWRREHAMRRRQRPLRILPSEQ, translated from the coding sequence ATGATGGAGGCGGCCGCGGCGACGATGCTGGAGGCCGGAGTGGGGCGGTTCCGGGGGCCGAGCCTCGCGGCGCTGCTTGCGGAGATGTGGGCGCCGCTGGCCGTGGCGCTGGCGGCGCTCGCGACGCTGCCCAGCCTGCTCGGCAGGCTGCAGGTGCTCATCCTCCGCCTCCGCTCCCGCGGGAAGGAGGTCATCTCCTCGCACATCTCCACCTACTACTCCTCCGGCGACGACGAGTCGGACTCCGACGGCGAGGGCGAGGACGAGGACGAGAGCTCCGATGAGGCGGCCACCAGCTcgtccggcgaggaggaggaggccgtgAGGAGGATCGGGTACTTCGAGGGCGCCGCCGACGGCCTCGACGGCTGCTTCCCGTGGGGCGGCGCCGTCGTGCGGACGTGGCAGGACCTGCCGCGGCGGTTCTCGGCCGTCGGCTGCGGCGGAGGAGCCAGGTTCCCTTCCGGAGGGCGTATCCAGGCGGTGAGGCTGTGGGGCGCCAGCACGGCGAGCGGGGAGGGAAGTGGCCAGGCGTGGTGGGACGCCGATGACAGCGGCCGTGGGGCGGCCGCAGAGGCGCCGCCGGTGGTCCTCGGGTGGCGGCGCGAGCACGCGATGCGGAGGCGGCAGCGGCCCCTCCGCATCCTGCCCTCGGAGCAGtaa
- the LOC125509069 gene encoding uncharacterized protein LOC125509069, which yields MPPRSSSAPKPTQQQQSVTKGQPAREADRAAAMESKRSACAPAVAVLLLLLLLVLMPDEVAAQVFCRSQFNLANEACSLRTYPGANPAVPPRRPLLLNASSSASGYELQAAGDEHSASGGHGGDHGGSSHGGGDHGAGHGSQHGGRHVGRRHGHQHRVGGADPYDTACCRRLMGIDNACICQAMSFLPQFMSRVKHSIKLTPVPGCDISFECAGVY from the coding sequence ATGCCACCCAGATCATCATCCGCTCCAAAGCCAAcacagcagcagcagtcagtaACCAAGGGGCAGCCAGCCCGGGAAGCAGACAGAGCGGCAGCAATGGAGAGCAAGAGATCGGCGTGCGCGCCGGCCGTGGCGGTGCTCCTCCTCCTGctgctgctcgtcctcatgccgGACGAGGTGGCGGCCCAGGTGTTCTGCCGGTCCCAGTTCAACCTGGCCAACGAGGCCTGCAGCCTGCGGACCTACCCCGGCGCCAACCCGGCGGTGCCGCCGCGGCGGCCACTGCTGCTCAACGCGTCGTCCTCCGCCAGCGGCTACGAGCTGCAGGCGGCCGGCGACGAGCACAGCGCcagcggcggccatggcggcgaCCACGGTGGCAGCAGCCACGGTGGCGGCGACCACGGAGCCGGCCACGGCAGCCAGCACGGGGGCAGACATGTCGGCCGCCGCCACGGGCACCAGCACCGCGTAGGGGGCGCGGACCCGTACGACACGGCGTGCTGCCGGCGACTCATGGGCATCGACAACGCCTGCATCTGCCAGGCCATGTCCTTCCTCCCGCAGTTCATGAGCAGGGTCAAGCACTCCATCAAGCTCACCCCGGTCCCAGGCTGCGACATCTCCTTCGAGTGCGCCGGCGTCTACTGA